The proteins below are encoded in one region of Zerene cesonia ecotype Mississippi chromosome 10, Zerene_cesonia_1.1, whole genome shotgun sequence:
- the LOC119829611 gene encoding 28S ribosomal protein S11, mitochondrial, whose translation MFNVIRNSLRLSVGSAVRSFQTAAPLATERFDHKRIPADDEGVQGEKIVDLDAVLKQKRNLFPTLESDNELHNGILYKDLPICNIRVSHNNTIFTITSADGTVKLIRSCGMEGFKNTKKGTNIAAQTTAIAIANRAIDKGFRTIRVRVQGLGPGRLSAVKGLTMAGLEVVSVTDATHVSWNPPRPRKARRL comes from the exons atgtttaatgttataagaAATAGCTTACGCCTCTCAGTTGGTAGCGCCGTCCGGTCGTTTCAAACTGCGGCTCCCTTAGCTACGGAAAGATTTGATCACAAACGAATTCCAGCTGATGATGAAGGAGTTCAAGGCGAAAAGATCGTAGATTTAGATGCTGTGTTGAAACA gaaaaggaatttatttcctacattGGAATCAGACAATGAGTTACATAATGGAATATTATACAAAGATCTGCCAATCTGCAATATCAGAGTGTCACATAACAACACTATATTCACGATAACTAGTGCTGATGGCACAGTCAAACTTATTAGGTCGTGTGGTATGGAAGGTTTTAAAAACACGAAAAAAGGAACAAATATAGCTGCACAAACAACGGCTATAGCCATTGCCAac AGAGCTATTGATAAAGGATTTAGAACCATAAGAGTGAGAGTACAAGGGCTTGGACCGGGTAGACTG TCTGCTGTGAAAGGGTTAACAATGGCTGGTTTAGAAGTTGTATCTGTGACTGATGCTACACATGTTTCATGGAACCCTCCAAGACCAAGAAAAGCTAGAAGActataa
- the LOC119829610 gene encoding proline-rich protein PRCC isoform X1 — MALVAYDNSDGSDYEDDENETHVITPATSLNQALQGLPPKISNVVDQKDPDDDQSLFIELPKPTNQKTLVKEEDDEFLHKKATISEVAKPKSRITVPSLNDFKDVEDTVPSVRPKPTNGKKSGLLSILPQPKNGTSISTKMLVPQSVSNKPQTASVKKKGPLPSPMKKAKVETKNLLLADYSDDSDEDIQNDFFSIHKAVELPPADTPLDIDIVSSEVESSSQKEPRSIESYFKKEEHVELEPDFVEPEYDVNPDAYQSVDDSNDTNNEAVLDEEAILKLCGTRGKRKREEIQIVDVNQQEVLKDAREMLLRGLMDDTTKRQSHSKKRGNEPTSQQKRKHQITYLAHQAKANEAELQNQWANNRMTKRQTQSKYGF, encoded by the exons atgGCCTTGGTTGCTTACGATAATAGTGATGGAAGTGATTATGAAGATGATGAAAATGAGACCCACGTTATTACTCCTGCTACATCTTTAAACCAAGCTTTGCAag GTTTACCACCCAAAATATCCAACGTTGTTGATCAAAAAGATCCCGACGATGACCAGAGTCTCTTTATTGAACTACCAAAACCTACCAATCAAAAAACATTAGTTAAGGAAGAGGATGATGAATTTCTTCATAAAAAGGCAACAATAAGTGAAGTTGCAAAACCCAAGTCAAGAATTACCGTACCCTCTTTGAATGAT TTTAAAGATGTTGAAGATACAGTTCCAAGTGTGAGACCAAAACCTACAAATGGG AAGAAGTCAGGTCTCCTCAGTATATTGCCACAGCCTAAAAATGGTACAAGTATATCAACCAAAATGTTAGTTCCACAGTCAGTTTCTAATAAACCACAGACAGCATCAGTTAAGAAAAAAGGTCCACTGCCATCTCCAATGAAAAAAGCTAAAGTGGAaacaaagaatttattattagctgACTATTCTGATGATAGTGATGAAGACATACAAAATGACTTTTTCTCTATTCATAAGGCGGTGGAATTGCCCCCTGCTGACACACCCTTGGACATTGACATTGTCAGTTCCGAAGTAGAGTCATCAAGTCAAAAGGAACCAAGAAGTATTGAATCTTATTTCAAAAAGGAAGAACATGTGGAGTTGGAGCCAGATTTTGTAGAACCTGAATATGATGTTAACCCTGATGCTTATCAAAGTGTAGATGACAGTAATGATACAAATAATGAAGCTGTCCTAGATGAAGAAGCT atattaaaattgtgtggCACAAGAGGAAAGCGCAAACGTGAAGAGATTCAAATAGTTGATGTGAATCAACAAGAAGTTCTTAAGGATGCAAGGGAAATGCTGCTCAGAGGTCTGATGGATGATACAACAAAAAGGCAATCGCACAGTAAGAAACGTGGCAATGAACCAACCAGTCAGCAAAAGCGAAAGCACCAGATAACATATTTGGCACATCAA gCTAAAGCAAATGAGGCTGAACTTCAGAACCAATGGGCGAACAACAGGATGACAAAGAGACAGACACAATCAAAATATGGTTTTTAA
- the LOC119829610 gene encoding proline-rich protein PRCC isoform X2, whose translation MALVAYDNSDGSDYEDDENETHVITPATSLNQALQGLPPKISNVVDQKDPDDDQSLFIELPKPTNQKTLVKEEDDEFLHKKATISEVAKPKSRITVPSLNDFKDVEDTVPSVRPKPTNGKSGLLSILPQPKNGTSISTKMLVPQSVSNKPQTASVKKKGPLPSPMKKAKVETKNLLLADYSDDSDEDIQNDFFSIHKAVELPPADTPLDIDIVSSEVESSSQKEPRSIESYFKKEEHVELEPDFVEPEYDVNPDAYQSVDDSNDTNNEAVLDEEAILKLCGTRGKRKREEIQIVDVNQQEVLKDAREMLLRGLMDDTTKRQSHSKKRGNEPTSQQKRKHQITYLAHQAKANEAELQNQWANNRMTKRQTQSKYGF comes from the exons atgGCCTTGGTTGCTTACGATAATAGTGATGGAAGTGATTATGAAGATGATGAAAATGAGACCCACGTTATTACTCCTGCTACATCTTTAAACCAAGCTTTGCAag GTTTACCACCCAAAATATCCAACGTTGTTGATCAAAAAGATCCCGACGATGACCAGAGTCTCTTTATTGAACTACCAAAACCTACCAATCAAAAAACATTAGTTAAGGAAGAGGATGATGAATTTCTTCATAAAAAGGCAACAATAAGTGAAGTTGCAAAACCCAAGTCAAGAATTACCGTACCCTCTTTGAATGAT TTTAAAGATGTTGAAGATACAGTTCCAAGTGTGAGACCAAAACCTACAAATGGG AAGTCAGGTCTCCTCAGTATATTGCCACAGCCTAAAAATGGTACAAGTATATCAACCAAAATGTTAGTTCCACAGTCAGTTTCTAATAAACCACAGACAGCATCAGTTAAGAAAAAAGGTCCACTGCCATCTCCAATGAAAAAAGCTAAAGTGGAaacaaagaatttattattagctgACTATTCTGATGATAGTGATGAAGACATACAAAATGACTTTTTCTCTATTCATAAGGCGGTGGAATTGCCCCCTGCTGACACACCCTTGGACATTGACATTGTCAGTTCCGAAGTAGAGTCATCAAGTCAAAAGGAACCAAGAAGTATTGAATCTTATTTCAAAAAGGAAGAACATGTGGAGTTGGAGCCAGATTTTGTAGAACCTGAATATGATGTTAACCCTGATGCTTATCAAAGTGTAGATGACAGTAATGATACAAATAATGAAGCTGTCCTAGATGAAGAAGCT atattaaaattgtgtggCACAAGAGGAAAGCGCAAACGTGAAGAGATTCAAATAGTTGATGTGAATCAACAAGAAGTTCTTAAGGATGCAAGGGAAATGCTGCTCAGAGGTCTGATGGATGATACAACAAAAAGGCAATCGCACAGTAAGAAACGTGGCAATGAACCAACCAGTCAGCAAAAGCGAAAGCACCAGATAACATATTTGGCACATCAA gCTAAAGCAAATGAGGCTGAACTTCAGAACCAATGGGCGAACAACAGGATGACAAAGAGACAGACACAATCAAAATATGGTTTTTAA
- the LOC119829491 gene encoding coiled-coil domain-containing protein 124, which produces MPKKFAGENSKAVAARQRKENAKQEKDQKLKKMIEDAEWDDNDDKLKKKQQKKEEQEKKRLEQLQKKAEAKALLEKEMESIKGKAIPPPPKITRAQITQMKEKTIKAEPEKPLPAKVVVEEPLLEENLNRLQIDGELAQSVDEAISILSDKVDIDKHPEKRLKAAYTAFEEINLPRLKAENPSLRLSQLKQMLRKEWLKSPQNPLNQKV; this is translated from the exons ATGCCAAAGAAGTTTGCTGGTGAAAATAGTAAAGCAGTCGCTGCTCGACAACGGAAAGAAAATGCGAAACAAGAAAAGgaccaaaaattaaaaaagatgaTTGAGGATGCTGAATGGGATGACAATGACGACAAATTGAAGAAAAAGCAGCAGAAAAAG GAAGAACAAGAGAAGAAACGCCTAGAACAGCTTCAAAAGAAAGCTGAGGCGAAAGCACTTTTGGAGAAAGAGATGGAATCTATAAAAGGCAAAGCTATTCCACCTCCACCAAAGATAACACGGGCACAAATCACTCAAATGAAAGAGAAGACTATAAAAGCTGAACCTGAGAAACCATtg CCTGCAAAAGTTGTTGTGGAGGAGCCTCTGCTTGAAGAAAATCTGAACAGGCTACAAATTGATGGGGAATTGGCTCAATCTGTGGATGAAGCTATTTCAATATTGag tgaTAAGGTGGATATAGATAAACACCCCGAAAAGAGATTGAAAGCAGCCTATACAGCATTTGAAGAGATTAATCTACCCAGACTCAAGGCAGAGAATCCTTCTCTAAGGCTATCTCAGCTGAAGCAAATGCTGAGGAAGGAATGGTTGAAATCCCCTCAAAATCCACTCAATCAAAAggtttaa
- the LOC119829489 gene encoding 2-(3-amino-3-carboxypropyl)histidine synthase subunit 2 yields MSNFTTDAQLCIERELELPNINHNFTHINGQFHIGDTCKWINEHNYTKVCLQFPDELLGLSASICKELKKETNADLYILGDTSYASCCIDAVAAMHVQSDAIIHYGHTCFSKTNIPVYLVLNEVPLDAAKTLNTLKDISLDTQTELCLFYDCSYEHLKDNLAEHWFHLYPKGYIAYIDLKTISKYTFFGRVVRNKDNIEFSSDILKDSSCIYIGSRGQTFFNISVSIPAQKWYILDPTTNQIDIANETAWFKRRRHLIEKCKDANVVGILICKLAGDETKDIISRMKQLCKANGKKSYIVSVGKPNVAKLANFPEIDIYVMIACPENNLYNSRDFYKPIVYPYELEVALNTNRDPYFTTHVTDYDLLLPGRKHYCDINEVVEGTDVSLITGKIRENKLTTATGSNELAEKQNWELESIGQNLQNRSWKGLEQKLGKTEVKTVEQGRKGIPLQYNNEPE; encoded by the exons ATGTCTAATTTTACTACCGACGCTCAATTGTGTATAGAGCGAGAGTTAGAGCTCCCAAACATCAATCATAATTTTACACACATAAATGGACAATTCCACATTGGTGATACTTGCAAATGGATTAATGAGCATAATTACACTAAG GTGTGCTTACAATTTCCCGATGAATTACTTGGATTAAGCGCTAGCATTTGTAAGgaattgaaaaaagaaacaaatgcTGACCTGTACATATTGGGTGATACGTCATATGCaag TTGTTGCATAGATGCTGTTGCTGCAATGCATGTACAAAGTGATGCCATAATACACTATGGGCACACATGCTTCAGTAAAACCAACATTCCAGTGTATTTAGTGCTGAATGAGGTCCCATTGGATGCTGccaaaacattaaatactcTGAAAGATATCAGCTTAGACACACAAACTGAACTGTGCCTTTTCTATGATTGTAGTTATGAACATTTAAAAG ATAACCTTGCTGAACATTGGTTCCATCTCTACCCAAAGGGATACATAgcttatatagatttaaaaacaatatcaaagtATACTTTTTTTGGAAGAGTTGTTAGAAACAAGGACAATATAGAATTTTCTAGTGATATTCTAAAGGATTCTAGTTGCATCTATATTGGTTCCCGAGGACAGACATTCTTTAATATCTCTGTATCAATACcag cTCAAAAGTGGTATATACTGGACCCAACAACAAATCAAATTGACATTGCAAATGAGACAGCCTGGTTCAAGAGACGGAGGCATTTGATTGAGAAATGCAAAGATGCCAATGTGGTTGGCATCCTGATATGCAAACTAGCTGGAGATGAGACTAAAGATATAATTTCTAGAATGAAACAGCTGTGTAAAGCAAATGGAAAGAAAAGCTACATTGTGTCTGTTGGAAAACCAAATGTAGCAAAACTGGCTAACTTTCCAGAG ATTGACATTTATGTTATGATTGCATGTCCAGAAAACAATCTTTACAACTCTCGCGACTTCTACAAACCTATTGTCTATCCATATGAGTTGGAAGTAGCACTCAATACAAATAGAGACCCATATTTCACAACCCATGTAACAGATTATGACCTATTACTTCCGGGAAGAAAACATTACTGTGACATAAATGAAGTGGTTGAAGGTACAGATGTAAGTCTTATCACTGGAAAAATAAGGGAAAACAAACTCACAACTGCCACTGGCAGTAATGAATTGGCGGAAAAACAGAATTGGGAACTCGAAAGCATTGGACAAAATCTGCAGAATAGATCTTGGAAGGGCCTTGAACAAAAATTGGGTAAAACTGAAGTGAAAACAGTTGAACAGGGCCGTAAAGGAATTCCtctacaatacaataatgaacCAGAGtga
- the LOC119829515 gene encoding 14 kDa phosphohistidine phosphatase-like: MLKSVALLKIVYPVARIRFVPDKNYPKFSEHIRKMTSISSVPLVDIDPSGVFKYILLKVYEEGKDGQEPEITIVRGYKRCEYHSDIYEEVQAKLNPLDCEPLGGGRISHDPENKKIHIYGYSQGYGKADHEITAKLVKGAFPEYAISISDEGY; this comes from the exons ATGCTGAAATCAGTCGCTTTGCTTAAAATAGTTTATCCAGTAGCAAGAATTCGTTTTGTGcctgataaaaattatccaa aattttccGAACACATTAGAAAAATGACTTCAATAAGTAGTGTTCCACTAGTCGACATAGACCCTAGTGGTGtgttcaaatacattttattaaaagtttacgAAGAAGGAAAAGATGGTCAAGAACCTGAAATAACGATAGTCAGAGGATATAAAAGATGCGAATATCATTCTGATATATATGAAGAG GTACAAGCAAAACTTAATCCACTTGATTGTGAGCCACTAGGAGGAGGAAGAATTTCGCATGATCcagagaataaaaaaattcacatttatgGCTACTCACAAGGTTATGGAAAAGCTGACCATGAAATCACGGCCAAACTTGTAAAAGGGGCCTTCCCTGAATATGCAATATCTATCAGTGATGAAGGGTATTAA
- the LOC119829516 gene encoding uncharacterized protein C19orf47 homolog produces the protein MNSGTNKMDSNLTGLWVNFFTAAGIPSEVAATYALTFTENRIQNDMLLDLNKEYLRDMGIVRMGDIIAILRHAKQVHENTARDKVLSTTTVANKVPVAAVTGRSTVTQPSSPASRILEHYTRNPSRDTSPVTVVQQKRKSNEMDPETDLSIKKARLIRFSATQPTQALPTKETSQSKTVFARLGSTNQLESKPAQKETNKQVFSRLGSKDKPDAVMPIEKDALKYEGILKSPPVVKRSFTVTTTKNNVRKIVVGRTMRADETPISVKEKLAVSKAKSVKFSNRVEYKEIETSQNQAKPKFTPVFNKPERRLSIPETNSVKARLGAKNDKVTITTNIFKRLGV, from the exons ATGAATTCAGGTACGAATAAAATGGATTCAAACCTAACAG GTTTGTGGGTGAACTTCTTCACTGCTGCAGGGATCCCATCGGAAGTAGCTGCCACATACGCCCTTACCTTTACAGAAAATAGAATACAGAATGACATGCTGCTGGATTTAAACAAAGAATATCTAAGAGACATGGGAATAGTAAGAATGGGGGATATCATAGCTATATTAAG ACATGCCAAACAAGTCCACGAGAATACTGCCAGGGATAAAGTTCTGAGCACCACCACAGTAGCCAACAAGGTCCCTGTGGCTGCAGTGACCGGACGATCAACTGTGACACAGCCATCATCCC CTGCCAGCAGAATTCTAGAACATTACACTCGAAATCCATCACGGGACACATCTCCTGTGACTGTGGTGCAGCAGAAGAGGAAATCAAATGAAATGGA ccCAGAGACAGATCTGAGCATCAAAAAGGCGAGGCTGATCCGCTTTAGCGCCACACAACCAACACAGGCATTGCCCACGAAAGAaa CATCACAAAGTAAAACAGTGTTTGCTCGGCTCGGATCCACAAATCAGTTGGAAAGCAAACCAGCTCAGAAGGAGACCAATAAGCAGGTTTTTTCGCGCCTCGGCTCCAAAGATAAACCAGACGCGGTCATGCCCATAGAGAAAGATGCGCTCAAATATGAGGGTATTTTGAAAAGCCCGCCCGTCGTGAAAAGAAGCTTCACAGTCACCACAACCAAGAATAATGTTAGAAAAATTGTCGTTGGCCGCACAATGCGCGCGGACGAAACACCAATCAGCGTTAAGGAAAAGCTCGCCGTTTCCAAAGCCAAGTCggtgaaattttcaaatcgtgTCGAGTACAAGGAAATTGAAACCAGCCAGAATCAAGCGAAACCCAAATTCACACCTGTGTTTAATAAACCCGAAAGGAGGTTGTCTATCCCAGAAACGAATAGCGTTAAAGCAAGGCTTGGTGCTAAAAATGATAAAGTTACCAtcacaacaaatatttttaaacgacttGGAGTGTGA
- the LOC119829769 gene encoding uncharacterized protein LOC119829769: MGTKALILFVCWMVVDAQPVSSEKNVKNVGIIDNISAESVSRLYHNVPAGVYASATPYGAYSFNVPSFVAPKSASGKEESVIVPITNSYLKDSYGNRFVETPQALSYRSSIPQQFVQLQSLPAHLSQPLVSPSVQFKQSTPHFFSPGQYNVQSIQGGPSANIGRYTVQQPIGYSNVQSFAPNSAPYSQFQPQGAQQQSGNNRNVYAGALTADNNYKINTEPKFQRLQDVPHIAFFSNERPIANQQTAQSGQLQQLQQLPKQTTVTTVVNGKKIALNLVTKPPLPLLDLSLLEPLTFANPLVPQVQHFLPRINQATYHKLPNVNVVQNKNNQNEFIVQNTKTYSSDEKPKNDAPKNKQKKIIQKHQTDEEKETPANPTISVNGVPNESPEFSYEINSPNYKETYTEKKVSYNKETESEPKTYNYEMKTENKPVHYSYEKNSQKKPVHVSYEHTEEKTPVQYNYEEHSQKEPVHYNYVKTSKEPVSHVHYENKNQNPKHLVYTLKPEEQDHSDQEKRVQHHPRENSGESSDESYDENNQNEDNDSHERPKNHEHHVGHQVHVGSPKNTHHHPEHRQVQYYHTTNQQDPNLGQHHNTPQSFAQAHKDVPIQHEQQYFQPIVPEYEEDIRILPEHKPHEAIRVDPNQHIRVNNNSPPRPQNHPATYDYQESLYASAPIVKGKPKQDTRNNDDSSENAKEDNDEIIANMFKEQEKNEENFEKSYKDAAYGFAAYDAPRMDIEKEIYNPESYGAPRYYSDYNIAKNPFQQYESEGDEFPKFARLDYKDTRDKMQEDYYLDYAVSRPESLRDRFRSKEGYYKMFKKQKPDYIAHEDEDDNKENAKYTSRPQYEYNEPEQKQKQPYRKHKTNPVNHEYDYSSDHPRDASAHATRPHLRYKSKTQFVEPQFQYGFEPISLPQLLDSELAAMASNENPKSEKQGTRKKIYKENLFIKKTSTKGAKNSS, from the exons ATGGGGACGAAG gcCTTAATATTATTCGTGTGCTGGATGGTGGTAGATGCACAACCTGTGTCTTCAGAGAAAAACGTGAAAAATGTAGGAATTATAGACAATATTAGTGCTGAAAGTGTTTCGAGGTTATACCACAATGTTCCAGCCGGCGTTTACGCAAGTGCCACTCCATATGGAGCATATTCTTTCAACGTGCCGTCCTTCGTCGCCCCAAAAAGTGCTTCAGGAAAAGAGGAAAGTGTCATCGTCCCAATAACAAATAGTTATTTGAAGGATTCGTACGGCAATCGATTTGTTGAGACACCACAAGCATTATCCTACAGATCCTCTATTCCACAACAATTTGTGCAACTGCAAAGTTTACCTGCACATTTGAGCCAACCTCTGGTTTCACCTTCTGTGCAATTTAAACAGTCTACGCCTCATTTCTTCTCACCAGGGCAGTACAATGTTCAAAGCATACAAGGTGGACCCTCTGCCAATATCGGTCGATATACCGTGCAACAACCTATTGGATATAGTAATGTACAAAGTTTTGCTCCCAATTCAGCTCCGTACAGTCAGTTTCAACCACAAGGGGCTCAACAGCAATCGGGTAATAATAGAAATGTCTATGCGGGTGCTCTCACTgctgataataattataagataaacacTGAACCAAAATTTCAACGGCTACAAGACGTTCCCCACATcgcttttttttcaaatgaaagACCAATTGCTAATCAACAAACAGCTCAAAGTGGACAATTGCAACAATTGCAACAGCTACCGAAACAGACAACAGTAACAACAGTTGTTAATGGcaaaaaaattgctttgaaTTTGGTAACTAAGCCCCCTCTGCCTTTGTTGGACCTCAGCCTTCTTGAGCCGTTGACATTTGCAAATCCATTGGTGCCGCAAGTTCAACACTTTTTACCTAGAATAAATCAGGCAACCTACCATAAGTTGCCTAATGTCAAtgttgtacaaaataaaaataatcaaaacgaATTCATCGTTCAGAACACAAAAACGTACAGTAGTGACGAAAAACCGAAAAATGATGCcccaaaaaacaaacaaaagaaaattatacagAAACATCAAACTGATGAAGAAAAAGAAACACCTGCAAATCCAACGATATCAGTAAATGGTGTTCCCAATGAAAGCCCAGAGTtttcttatgaaattaattcacCAAATTACAAAGAAACTTATACAGAAAAGAAAGTTAGCTATAATAAAGAAACTGAATCAGAACCTAAGACCTATAATTACGAAATGAAGACGGAAAATAAACCAGTGCATTAcagttatgaaaaaaattctcaGAAAAAACCAGTTCATGTAAGTTATGAGCATACCGAGGAAAAAACGCCAGTTCAATATAATTACGAAGAACACTCGCAAAAAGAACCTgtgcattataattatgtgaaaACTTCCAAGGAGCCGGTGAGTCACGtccattatgaaaataaaaatcaaaatccaAAACATCTTGTGTATACGCTTAAACCTGAGGAACAAGATCACAGTGACCAAGAAAAGAGGGTTCAGCATCATCCAAGAGAAAATTCAGGTGAAAGTTCAGATGAATCGTATGATGAAAACAATCAAAACGAAGACAACGACTCTCATGAAAGACCGAAAAATCACGAGCATCATGTAGGGCATCAGGTACATGTAGGATCTCCCAAAAATACCCATCACCATCCCGAACACAGACAAGTTCAGTATTATCATACAACCAACCAACAAGATCCAAATTTAGGACAACATCACAACACACCTCAATCTTTTGCACAGGCACATAAAGACGTCCCAATTCAACATGAGCAACAATATTTCCAGCCCATAGTCCCTGAATATGAGGAGGATATAAGAATACTTCCCGAACACAAGCCCCATGAAGCAATAAGAGTGGATCCTAATCAACACATacgagtaaataataattcaccgCCACGACCACAAAATCACCCTGCTACTTATGACTATCAAGAATCATTGTATGCATCGGCACCGATAGTAAAAGGTAAACCTAAACAAGACACAAGAAATAATGATGACTCTTCAGAAAACGCAAAAGAGgataatgatgaaataattgcaAACATGTTTAAGgaacaagaaaaaaatgaagaaaacTTTGAAAAGAGTTACAAGGACGCTGCGTACGGGTTCGCTGCATATGACGCACCACGGATGGATAtcgaaaaagaaatatataatccgGAATCTTATGGTGCTCCACGTTATTATTCTGATTACAATATAGCTAAGAACCCTTTCCAGCAGTATGAATCTGAGGGAGATGAATTTCCGAAATTTGCACGATTAGATTACAAAGATACAAGAGACAAAATGCAAGAGGATTACTACCTAGATTACGCGGTTAGTAGGCCAGAAAGCCTCCGTGATAGATTCCGTAGTAAGGAAGGATACTACAAGAtgtttaaaaagcaaaaaccTGACTATATTGCCCATGAAGATGAAGATGATAACAAAGAAAATGCAAAATACACTTCTAGGCCACAATACGAATACAATGAACcagaacaaaaacaaaaacaacctTATAGAAAACACAAAACGAATCCCGTAAACCATGAATATGATTATTCCAGTGATCATCCTCGAGACGCATCCGCACATGCCACTCGTCCTCATCTTAggtataaaagtaaaacacaATTCGTAGAACCCCAATTTCAATACGGTTTTGAACCAATATCATTACCCCAACTTTTAGATAGTGAATTAGCTGCTATGGCTTCCAACGAGAACCCAAAAAGTGAAAAGCAGGGCACGAGAAAAAAgatatacaaagaaaatttatttattaagaaaactaGCACGAAAGGTGCAAAGAACAGTagttga